TACAAAAAAGAGAGCTGAGTAAAACATTTTTTTAAAAATGTTACTCAGCTTTTTTTATAGTGTATTTTCATAAAAGATGGTAAAAGGGAAAATCATAAGGTATAATAGATATAGAATACTAATGAAAATTGGAGAAAGAATGAAACGAGAAGCTAAAAAATTATTGAAAACTATATATGGATATGATGATTTTAGAAAAGGTCAGGAAATTATCATTAATTCAGTACTGGAAGGCAGAAATACCCTGGGCATATTAAGCACAGGTGGGGGAAAGTCAATCTGCTATCAGATTCCAGCACTTTTATTTGATGGGCTGACAATAGTTGTATCTCCCTTGATATCTTTGATGAAAGATCAGGTTGATTCCTTAAGGCTCCTTGGTATAAAGAGTGTTTATCTCAACTCAATCTTAAATAGAGGAGAGTATCTGGATAATATAAGCAGGATAAAAAGAGGAGAGGCAAAAATAATTTATGTTGCTCCTGAAAGATTGCATAATGATAATTTTATTCATTTTATAAAAAGATATAAAATCTCTATGGTAGCAGTTGATGAGGCACACTGTATCTCTCAGTGGGGACATGATTTTAGAAAAAGTTATCTTGAAATTTCAACTTTTATTAAAAAGGTAAATCAGAAACTCCAGATACTTGCACTTACAGCTACTGCTACTAAAAAAGTTAGAGAGGATATAGTGGATAAATTGGCTATGAGTGACCCTTTTATCTATGTTGATGGTTTTGACAGGGAAAATATTTTTTTTAGAGTAATAAAGATAAATGGAGATTCAGAGGATATAAATAATGCAGTTCAGGGATTTTTAGTAAACTATTTGAGAGATAATGCCAAAAAATCAGGTATTATCTATGCAGCTACCAGAAAGGAAGTAGATAGTCTTTATGCCTATCTTAAATTAAAGGAGTTTAATGTTGGAAAATATCATGCTGGACTTAGTGATGAAGAGAGAAAAGAAAATCAGGAAAAATTTCTTAAAGATGAGATTTCAGTTATGATTGCTACCAATGCATTTGGGATGGGAATAGATAAATCCAATGTAAGATTTGTAATACATAGAAACATACCTAAAGATATAGAAAGTTATTATCAGGAAGCAGGACGTGCAGGAAGAGATGGTGGAAAGGCTGAAGCAATTCTTCTGTTTTGTCAGGAAGATGTAAGTATACAGGAATTTTTAATTGATAATAATTTGGAAACAAGTGATGAATTAAAAGAGGAAAAGAGAAAAAAGCTTGATGCAATGATTGACTATGCATATCTTGAAAGCTGTTATAGAGAATATATATTGAAATATTTTGGAGATAGAAGAATAAGAAACTATTGTGGAAATTGTGGAAACTGCAGTGGCTTGAAAGATATAGAGGATCTTACAGTAGATGCTCAGATGGTCTTATCCTGTATTGGAAGGGCTAAGGAAAAAATAGGAGTTTCAACACTGGTTAACATTCTCTATGGAAGAGTGGATAGCAAAATGCAAAGAAAAGGATATAACACACTTTCTACCTTTTCCCTTATGAATGATAGGAAAATTGAGTGGATAGAGGAATTTGTTAACTTTTTACTTGCTGAAGGTTATATAGATCACAGTGCAGGAAGCTATCCAGTTTTAAAATTAAATGAAAAATCAAGGGATATTTTAGATAATAAGATAACTGTTCATAGGAAAAAAGATGAAAAAGTTTCTTATGATTATTATGATGATCCATTATTTGAGGATTTAAATAGACTTAGAAATGATATAGCAAAAGAGGAGGAAGTTGCTCCATATGTTGTATTTTCAGATGTTACACTTCTTGAAATGGCAGAATTTAAACCAGCAAATCGTTGGGAAATGCTAAAAATAAGAGGTGTTGGAAATCAGAAATTTAAAAATTATGGAGAGAAATTTCTTCAATTGATAAATAAATATTTAGATACAGATAGCAGAGGTGATAGAAGACAATATTATGGAATATTCGAAGATGATTTGCGGATAAAAGCTCTTAAGACCAGGCTTAAATTAGAGATGGATAACGATAAATTAAAAGAAATTCTATATGATATATTTTCAAAATAGGGGGGATATTTGTGAAATTTACAATGATGTGTTTACTTCTGGCATTCATAGTTGGATGTGGGGATAACAACCAGGGAAAACAGGAAAACAAAACAAATGAACAGCCTGTAGCTACTCAGACTACAGAGATTCAGCAGGAAGAAACAGTAGATGAAGATGTTGAAGAAACTGAAGATGTCGAGGAACAAGCCCCAGAGAAGACATCTGTAGAAAAATTGGATGTTGAAAAATTTTCTACCAGCAGTGGTTTAAATCCAAGTATTGACATTGCTTTCAATGATGAGTTAAATACTGATAATTTGGAAAGTTATGTAAAAATTGAGCCATTTGTTACAACTAGAACAATTAAAATGAGAGATCACGTGATACTCACTGGTCAATTTGATGTTAGTAAAAAATATAAAGTGACACTTTTAAAAGGGTTAAAAGGTCAAAACTCTGAATTAAAAGAGAATACTGCTTTAGATGTTACTTTTAAAGAAACTGAACCTAAGTTGATTTTTTCAAATGATGGAGTAATATTGCCAAAGACAAATGGAAATAAAGTTGCATTTAGATCAGTAAATATAAAAGAGATAAATGTCAAAGTAACAAGGGTATTTCCAAATAATATAACTCAATTTTTACAGGATTTTTCATTTAAGGGAAATGGAAACATATCTTCTTATGTATTACAGGATAATCTTGGTAAAACTGGTGAGGTAGTTCTTGATAAAAAATTTAATTTAAAATATCAAAAAAATGTATGGACACAAAATGAGATAGATTTTAAAAACATTGTTAAAGATAAGGGAATATATGTAGTTGAGCTATCATTTACTAAAGATGATGTAGATTATAATTTTGATGATGATGTTCCTGAATGGAGACAAAATTACTATTTCACAACTAATGGAAAGATAGGAAAAGCTCTATTAATAACTGATATGGGAATAATAGCTCAGAAGGAAAAAAATGGAAAACTTGTAGCTACTGTACTTGATGTAGTAAGTAACAGACCTATGTCAGGGGTAATGGTAAAAGGTATAACTTATAACAACCAGATTGTAGATTCAAGTATGACAGATAGAAATGGAGATGTAACATTTGAAAAAGGAAATGATATTTTCTATTTAATTGCAGAGAATAGAAAAGAAGTTTCTTTATTGAAAATGGCAGATTCTCAACTTTCTTATGATGGATTCCTTGTTGATGGAGATTTTGCAAATAATGGAGCCAAGGCATTTATGTATTCAAGTAGAGGAATATATAGACCTGGAGATCCTGTAAATATTGGAATAATTGCCAGAAACAGTGATAGTTCATTCCCTGAAAATCAACCGATAAAAATAGATGTATTTACTCCAAGAGGAGATAAATATATTGAAAATAAAGTAATAAAAGAAGGAAAAGATGGATTTTTCACTTTTGAATTTAAAACAGATCAGACAAGTGAAACAGGAATTTGGACTGTAGTAGCTTATACTGGTGGAGATCAGAATAAGAAATTTACCTTAAAAATTCCTATTGAAACAGTGGTGCCATATAAGATAGAGGTAAATACAGAGTTCCCAAAAGAGGTACAACTTACTAAAACAGATAAAATAGTTGGAGAGGTAAAGAGTAAATATCTATTTGGAAGTCCAGCTAAAGACCTTGATTTTAATTCAGAAATGACTTTGACTCCTAAGAATATTAAGTTTAAACAATATGAAAACTTTACATTTGAAAATCCAACTTCTTATACTCCAAATTTCACTTTTGGTAAATCAGGAGAATTAGATGATAATGGAGAGAGTGAAATAGTATTTGATAATATTCCTAATGATATTCCAAATAATATAACTTTTAATGGCCAAATTGTAACTAAGGTAATTGAAAGTGGAGGACGTCCTGTTATTAATATAAGCAACATAGATGTCAATGGATTTGATAGTTATGTAGGAATAGAGACTCCAGAAGATAATTTTGTAAAGAGTGGAGACAAGCTTAATGTTCAGATTATCACAGTATCTGGAAAAGATGGAAATTATGTAGCAGGTAGAAAGATTAAGTATAGAATATATAAAAATGAGTATTCTTGGTGGTGGGACTACTATGATTATAACGACTTTGTTAAATCAATAAAAAATGATAAGAATACTGTTTTACTATATGAAGGTGAATTTGAGAGTACCGAACGTCCATATCTTATAGATTATGCTGTAGAAGCAAGTGGAGAGGTATTTGTTGAAGTAGAAGATACAGAGACTAAACAGAGTGCAGGAACAACTCTATATGTAAGTACTTGGCAGGATCCTAGCACAAGTAAAATAATTGATAAATTAAAAATTGAAACAGATAAAAAGAAATATCAGGTAGGAGAAAAGGCAAAGGTAACATTTGAAGGACAAAGTGGAAATAGAGCTCTTATAACAGTTACAAAATCAGGAAAGATACTTGAAAGATATTGGAAAGATATAAACGAACTGAAAAATAGTGTAGACATTGATGTTAAAGAGAATATGTTCCCAAATGCATATGTTACAGTGGCACTTTTCCAAAACTATGGTAACTCAGAAAATGACAGACCTATCAGACTTTATGGTGCTGTACCTATAATGGTAGAAGATGGAAATAAGAAATTGGATATTACTTTAGATACTCCAGATGAACTTCATCCAAATGAAACTTTTAAAGTTAAGGTAAAAAATAGAGAGCAAGGTAAGGTAGATTATACACTTTCTGTAGTTGACGAAGGTTTACTTGGAATTACAGGATTTAAAACACCTAACCCATATAGCTATTTTTACAGCAAAGAGGGATTGGAAGTAAAAGCTTATGATAACTATTCTGAAATCATAGGAACTACATTTGGTCTGGTACATCAGATTTTAACTCCAGGTGGAGATGAATTTGTAAGAAGTATAAATATGGCTGCAAAATTAAACTCTCTTGGTTTTGAACAGGCAGAAAGATTCAAACCTCTATCAATTTTTAAAGGGGTTTTATCAACAGATGAAAATGGTGAAGGAGAGGTAGAGATAACTCTTCCAAACTACAATGGTGCAGTAAGAGTAATGGTCACTGGAGCAAAAGGTGAAAAATATGGAATGGCAGAAAAGAGAGTAGAGGTTAAAGCTCCAATAATTGCAGATATAACTATGCCAAGATCACTTCAGGTAGGAGATAAATTTAAAGTTCCAGTTAA
This genomic stretch from Fusobacterium sp. DD2 harbors:
- the recQ gene encoding DNA helicase RecQ, whose translation is MKREAKKLLKTIYGYDDFRKGQEIIINSVLEGRNTLGILSTGGGKSICYQIPALLFDGLTIVVSPLISLMKDQVDSLRLLGIKSVYLNSILNRGEYLDNISRIKRGEAKIIYVAPERLHNDNFIHFIKRYKISMVAVDEAHCISQWGHDFRKSYLEISTFIKKVNQKLQILALTATATKKVREDIVDKLAMSDPFIYVDGFDRENIFFRVIKINGDSEDINNAVQGFLVNYLRDNAKKSGIIYAATRKEVDSLYAYLKLKEFNVGKYHAGLSDEERKENQEKFLKDEISVMIATNAFGMGIDKSNVRFVIHRNIPKDIESYYQEAGRAGRDGGKAEAILLFCQEDVSIQEFLIDNNLETSDELKEEKRKKLDAMIDYAYLESCYREYILKYFGDRRIRNYCGNCGNCSGLKDIEDLTVDAQMVLSCIGRAKEKIGVSTLVNILYGRVDSKMQRKGYNTLSTFSLMNDRKIEWIEEFVNFLLAEGYIDHSAGSYPVLKLNEKSRDILDNKITVHRKKDEKVSYDYYDDPLFEDLNRLRNDIAKEEEVAPYVVFSDVTLLEMAEFKPANRWEMLKIRGVGNQKFKNYGEKFLQLINKYLDTDSRGDRRQYYGIFEDDLRIKALKTRLKLEMDNDKLKEILYDIFSK
- a CDS encoding MG2 domain-containing protein; the encoded protein is MKFTMMCLLLAFIVGCGDNNQGKQENKTNEQPVATQTTEIQQEETVDEDVEETEDVEEQAPEKTSVEKLDVEKFSTSSGLNPSIDIAFNDELNTDNLESYVKIEPFVTTRTIKMRDHVILTGQFDVSKKYKVTLLKGLKGQNSELKENTALDVTFKETEPKLIFSNDGVILPKTNGNKVAFRSVNIKEINVKVTRVFPNNITQFLQDFSFKGNGNISSYVLQDNLGKTGEVVLDKKFNLKYQKNVWTQNEIDFKNIVKDKGIYVVELSFTKDDVDYNFDDDVPEWRQNYYFTTNGKIGKALLITDMGIIAQKEKNGKLVATVLDVVSNRPMSGVMVKGITYNNQIVDSSMTDRNGDVTFEKGNDIFYLIAENRKEVSLLKMADSQLSYDGFLVDGDFANNGAKAFMYSSRGIYRPGDPVNIGIIARNSDSSFPENQPIKIDVFTPRGDKYIENKVIKEGKDGFFTFEFKTDQTSETGIWTVVAYTGGDQNKKFTLKIPIETVVPYKIEVNTEFPKEVQLTKTDKIVGEVKSKYLFGSPAKDLDFNSEMTLTPKNIKFKQYENFTFENPTSYTPNFTFGKSGELDDNGESEIVFDNIPNDIPNNITFNGQIVTKVIESGGRPVINISNIDVNGFDSYVGIETPEDNFVKSGDKLNVQIITVSGKDGNYVAGRKIKYRIYKNEYSWWWDYYDYNDFVKSIKNDKNTVLLYEGEFESTERPYLIDYAVEASGEVFVEVEDTETKQSAGTTLYVSTWQDPSTSKIIDKLKIETDKKKYQVGEKAKVTFEGQSGNRALITVTKSGKILERYWKDINELKNSVDIDVKENMFPNAYVTVALFQNYGNSENDRPIRLYGAVPIMVEDGNKKLDITLDTPDELHPNETFKVKVKNREQGKVDYTLSVVDEGLLGITGFKTPNPYSYFYSKEGLEVKAYDNYSEIIGTTFGLVHQILTPGGDEFVRSINMAAKLNSLGFEQAERFKPLSIFKGVLSTDENGEGEVEITLPNYNGAVRVMVTGAKGEKYGMAEKRVEVKAPIIADITMPRSLQVGDKFKVPVKIFALEKDLGDIEIIFKFQGNEEKYIVNLKENETKDFLFDVKAGNIIGKTQAVLTVKSKKYSTERKIDIDVTSSNPYTVINKLEYLKDGQVEFQVPQESVQNSVSGQITISSAPILAIDNRINEMIRYPYGCVEQITSTAFPQLFIDELSTNKKIEKEKIVNNVNATIRKLSSYQVESGGFAYWPGNKNDDYWASMYVGQFMVLAQEKGYYVPSSLYQNWIEYAKSVVRNNNISSELKSYALYVLSTAKEPEVGELNYIYDNNFKDLSDLSKWYIAGAYYNIGEEELAKKIATKLPTDVHERTPKDYYISYGSKLRDEAVVLDIYNKIFGTLEKNLYNNIVENLQSDEWLSTQTIGYSMLALGDINKDAKDRPVKGSIVINGESKSFEMEDGTYQYSLNSGVNSVFVKGNDLFINEYWQGIPIHFERDNEFHNIKLERKFYAENGEEIDVKSLPTGTTFYMVLNVTGTEDRQNSYYLVPNVALTQILPSGWEVENVRALNIEYPDWIEQKTYGNELDYEDIRDDRVNFFFTFENYNKNAQSFVIKINTVTKGEFTLPGAEAQAMYDGAYSAYLTGFKVEVN